From Pseudomonas sp. G2-4:
AATGTTGCGCAGTTCGAAGCGGCCACCGCGGCCACCGTCGTTGACCAGCTCCGGGAAGGCGTTGGACAGGCCGCCCGCGCCGACGTCGTGGATGAAGCTGATGGGGTTGTGTTCACCCAACTGCCAGCAACGGTCGATGACTTCCTGGCAACGGCGTTCCATTTCCGGGTTTTCCCGCTGGACCGAAGCGAAGTCCAGGTCCGCCGAGCTGGTGCCGGTGGCCATAGAGGAGGCAGCGCCACCGCCCAGGCCGATCAGCATGGCCGGGCCACCGAGGACGATCAGCTTGGAGCCGACCAGGATCTCGCCTTTCTGCACATGGTCGGCGCGGATGTTGCCCATGCCGCCAGCGAGCATGATCGGCTTGTGGTAACCGCGAACTTCCTCACCGCGAGGGGTGGTGATGGACTGTTCGAAGGTACGGAAGTAACCGGTCAGGGCCGGACGGCCGAATTCGTTGTTGAACGCCGCGCCCCCCAGGGGGCCTTCGATCATGATGTCCAAAGCGGTGACGATGCGCTCAGGCTTGCCGTAAGGCTTTTCCCACGGCTGTTCGAAGCCCGGGATCTGCAGGTTCGACACGGTAAAGCCAGTCAGGCCTGCCTTGGGCTTGGCGCCGCGACCGGTAGCACCTTCGTCGCGGATCTCGCCACCGGAACCGGTGGACGCACCCGGGAACGGGGCGATGGCGGTCGGGTGGTTGTGGGTCTCGACCTTCATGAGGATGTGCACCGGCTCCTGGACCGCACCGTACTGGCGGGTCTCAGGGTTCGGGTAAAAACGACCGGCAACGTTGCCGACGATTACCGCGGCGTTGTCCTTGTAGGCCGAAAGAACACCTTCGTTGTGCATCTGGTAGGTGTTCTTGATCATGCCGAACAGGCTTTTTTCCTGGCTCTGACCGTCAATGTCCCAACTGGCGTTGAAGATCTTGTGGCGGCAGTGCTCGGAGTTGGCCTGGGCGAACATCATCAATTCGATGTCGTGAGGGTTGCGCTTCAAACCCTGGAAGGCGGTGACCAGGTAATCGATCTCGTCTTCGGCCAGGGCCAGGCCCAGTTCGGCGTTGGCTTTTTCCAGCGCGGCACGGCCGCCGCCCAGTACGTCAATGGCGGTCAGTGGCTTGGGTTCGGCATGGCTGAACAGGCCGGCGGCCTGCTCCAGGTTGCCCAGCACGACCTGGGTCATGCGGTCGTGCAAGCCGTCGGCGATCAGTTGGGCCTCGGCCTCGCTGAACTGACCGGCGACATAAAAGGCAATGCCACGCTCCAGGCGCTGGATTTTCGCCAGGCCGCAGTTGCGGGCGATGTCGCTGGCCTTGCTCGACCACGGCGAAATGGTGCCGAAACGCGGCAGCACCAGGAACAGACGACCGGTCGGCTCCTGGACGGGAACACTGGGACCGTACTTCAGAAGGCGCGCGAGCACCTGCTGTTCGTCGCCGGTCAAACCGCCGGTGACTTCGGCGAAGTGAGCGAATTCAGCATACAAGCCACTGACAGCCGGGACCTTCTGGCTCAGTTGCTCAAGGAGTTTGCTGTGGCGAAAGGCAGAAAGGGCAGGAGCGCCGCGCAGGATCAACATCTTCGGGACAGCCTCGGGAAGGGGGTGTGCTTTGAGGCCGTGCATTCTAGCCTAAACCGCTGGCGACGGCACCCGAAACGGCACGTGCGGTGCTGGCCGAATGTCGGTCTTTGCGCCAACGAGCCTATCGGGGGCTCATTCCTGTGTTCATGGTGAGATATTTTTCATCGGTACAACACCCGCCGCACGCCGGCCCGCCTGTGTTGTGGACATGTTTTGCAACGGCTAGCAGACTGGCCTTTTGCTGTCGAGATATGGCGGCAGGGGCCGTTTGCGTATACTGCGCAGATGTTTTCCCCAACGGCTTTGCGTCCGCGGTACGCCAAATGGCTGATCGCAACCGGACTCTTCCTGGTGCTCGGTGGTTGTGTTGAGAAGCCCAACACACTGGAGCGCGTAAAGGAGGATGGCGTGCTGCGGGTGGTCACCCGAAACAGCCCTGCCACCTACTTTGAGGATCGCAACGGTGAAACCGGCTTCGAATACGAGCTGGTGAAGCGCTTCGCCGAGGATTTGGGGGTGGAGCTGAAAATCGAGACCGCCGACAACCTCGACGACCTGTTCAGCCAGATCGGCAAGCCCAACGGCCCGGTATTGGCGGCTGCCGGCCTGGTCAGCAGCGAGCAGCGCAAGAAACAGGTGCGGTTTTCCCACGCTTACCTGGAAGTCACCCCGCAAGTCATCTACCGCAACGGCCAGTCACGCCCCACCGACGCGGCAGCCCTGGCCGGCAAGAAGATCATGGTGCTCAAGGGCAGCACCCACGCTGAACAGCTGGCGCAGCTGAAACAGCAGTATCCTGGCATTGAATACGAAGAATCCGACGCGGTTGAAGTGGTCGACCTGCTGCGCATGGTCGACGAGGGACAGATTGACTTGACCCTGGTCGACTCCAACGAAGTGGCGATGAACCAAGTGTACTTCCCCAACGTGCGCGTGGCTTTCGACCTGGGCGACACCCGCAGCCAGAGCTGGGCCGTGGGCCCCGGTGAAGACAACAGCCTGCTCAACGAAATCAACAGCTACCTCGACAAGGTCCAGAAGAACGGCACGCTACAACGCCTCAAAGACCGTTATTACGGGCACGTCGATGTCCTCGGCTACATGGGCGCCACCACCTTCGCCCAGCATTTGCAGCAACGGCTGCCCAAATACGAACAACACTTCAAGGCCTACGCCAAGAAAGAGAAGGTCGACTGGCGCCTGCTGGCCGCAATCGGCTATCAGGAATCGCTGTGGCAACCGGCGGTGACGTCCAAGACCGGCGTACGCGGCCTGATGATGCTGACCCAGAACACCGCCCAGGCCATGGGCGTATCCAATCGCCTGGATCCGAAACAGAGCATCATGGGCGGCGCCAAGTACCTGGCCTACATAAAGGAACAACTGGACGAGAGCATCGAGGAGCCGGACCGCACCTGGTTCGCCCTCGCCGCCTACAACGTGGGCAGCGGCCACTTGGACGACGCCCGCAAACTGGCAGCCAAGGAAGGGCTGAACCCGAACAAGTGGCTGGACGTGAAGAAAATCCTGCCGCGCCTGTCCCAGAAACAGTGGTACAGCAAGACCCGCTACGGCTACGCCCGGGGCGGCGAACCGGTGCATTTCGTGGCGAACATCCGTCGCTACTACGACATCCTGACCTGGGTCACGCAGCCGCAGCTCGAAGGGGACCAGGTGGCCGAGGGCAACCTGCACGTGCCGGGTGTCGACAAGAGCAAGCCGAACCAGGAAACACCGCCGCTCTGATGGCTGTGCACAAACCTGATGCAGTGATGAACCTGTGGCGAGGGAGCTTGCTCCCGCTGGGGCGCGAAGCGGCCCCAAGATTTTGCGGTTGCTACGCAACCGAGCGGGAGCAAGCTCCCTCGCCACAATGGATCAGGCAAGCCTTAAAACTGAATCAGGCAAGCCTTAAGTGAGCAGCCACATTGGGTCTTATGGCTGCGGTCAGGACTTCGCGGCAGCCAGAATCAGCGCCTTCATCTCCGCCACCGCCGACTTGAACCCGACGAACAACGCATGGGCTACCAGTGCGTGGCCGATGTTCAGTTCGTTGATACCCTTGATCGCCGCGACGGCTTCGACGTTATGGTAGTGCAGGCCATGACCGGCGTTGACGATCAGGCCCTGGGCCAGGCCGAAGGCGACGCCATCGGCCACTCGTTGCAACTCATCGGCCACGTCCGTGGGCGTTTCGGCATCGGCGTAACGGCCGGTGTGCAATTCGATGGCCGGCGCGCCGACACGCTTGGCGGCTGCGATCTGCCGCTCGTCGGCGTCGATGAACAGCGACACTTCAGCGCCGGTTTTTGATAGCCGCTCCACCGCCAGGCTGATCCGCGCCTCCTGCCCTGCCACGTCCAGACCGCCTTCGGTGGTCAATTCCTGACGTGTCTCGGGCACCAGGCAAATGTGCGCCGGGCGAATGTGCTCGGCGAACGCCATCATTTCTTCGGTCACGCCCATTTCGAAGTTCATGCGGGTTTGCAGCACATCCTTGAGCAGCAGCACGTCGCGCTCCTGGATGTGGCGACGGTCTTCACGCAAATGCACGGTGATGCCGTCGGCGCCCGCCTCTTCGGCGTCCAGTGCGGCCTTGACCGGATCCGGGTAGCGCGTACCGCGGGCCTGGCGCAGGGTGGCAACATGGTCGATGTTCACGCCGAGAAGAATGCGATTGCTGGTGCTCACGAAAAGACTCCTGAATGGACAAATAGTCGGCCCACAGCATACGGGTTGCTCAGGGCTTGCGAAACAGCTCGCGGCTGACCAGCGGTCGACCACCCAGATGAACCGCCAGGGCTTGGCGCATCAGGCGCTTGGCTGCCGACAGCGCGCCCGGCGCACTCCAGTCGGCCTCGGCCATGGCCAGCAGTTCGGCGCCGTTGAACAACCCGGGTTGCAGCAGGTAGACCTGCTCCAGGCCGGCATCCACCTGCAAGCGGTACAGACCGTCTGCCGCGATGGGCTCGCCGTGCAGGTCAGTGTTCAGGGCGAAACCGTAGCCGAGGTCATCCAGCAGTCGCCATTCGAATGAACGCAGCAGCGGCTCCAGCGGACGGCCTTCGGCCAGGGCCGACAGCGTGGCGGCGTAGTGATCGAAGACGGCGGGATGGGGATCTTCGGCGGGCAGCAGGCGGATCAGCAACTCATTGAGGTACAAGCCGCTGAACAGCGCCTCGCCGTTGAGCCAGGTCGCCACGCCGTTGCTTTCCATGCGCCCGACGTTCTTCAACTCGCCCCGACCGCGGAACTCGATTTCCAGCGGCACGAACGGCCGCGCCAGCGTCCCGGCCTTGCCCCGCGCGCCGCGCAACACCGCCCGCAGCCGACCTTGTGGCGTGAGGAAATCCACCAGGGCGCTGCTTTCGCGGTAGGCGCGTGAGTGCAGGACGTAGGCGGGTTGGGCGATGGGTTGGGTGGGGGACATGGGAATCGCAGTTCTCAATGAGCGAGCACAGTTTATGAACAGCCCCAAACCAATGTGGGAGCGAGCTTGCTCGCGATGGCGGACTGTCAGTCAACATCTATGTTGAATATCAGGTCCTCATCGCGAGCAAGCTCGCTCCCACAATGGTTCTCGGTAGATCCGGTTATGCGATCAGAGGTCGCCGTAACCCAACGAACGCAACGCCCGCTCGTCATCGGACCAGCCGCCCTTCACCTTGACCCACAGGTTGAGCATGATCTTGGAGTCGAACAGCAGCTCCATGTCCTTGCGCGCCTCGGTGCCGATGCGCTTGATGCGCTCGCCCTTGTCACCAATGATGATTTTCTTCTGGCCGTCACGTTCGACGAGGATCAAGGCATGGATGTGCAGGGTCTTGCCCTGCTGCTTGAATTCTTCGATTTCCACCGTGATCTGGTACGGCAGCTCGGCGCCCATCTGGCGCATGATTTTCTCGCGCACCAGTTCCGCGGCGAGGAAACGGCTGCTGCGGTCGGTGATCTGGTCTTCGGGGAAGAAGTGATCATTTTCCGGCAGGTGTCCGGCAATCACCCGCTCCAGCGCTTCGAGGTTGTGACCATGCTGGGCGGAGATCGGCATGATCTGGGCGTTCGGCAACTGTTCCTGCAACCAGGACAGGTGCGGCATCAGTTCTGCCTTGTCTTCGATGCGGTCGGTCTTGTTCAGTGCCACGATCAGCGGGCCGGTGACGTACTGGACGCGCTCGAGGACCATCTGGTCTTCGTCGGTCCACTTGGTGCGATCGACCACGAAGATCACCACGTCGACGTCTTTCAACGCCGCCGAAGCGGTCTTGTTCATGTAGCGGTTCAGGGCCTTTTCGCCGCCCTTGTGCATGCCCGGGGTGTCGACGTAGATCGCCTGGACGGCGCCTTCGGTCTTGATGCCCAGCATGTTGTGGCGAGTGGTCTGGGGCTTGCGCGAGGTGATCGCCAGCTTCTGGCCCAGGATGTGATTCAGCAGCGTGGACTTGCCCACGTTCGGCCGGCCGACAATGGCGACATAGCCGCAGCGGGTGACGGTTGTATCAGTCATTGCCATTCTCCACGCCCAAGGCAATCAGTGCTGCGGCGGCCGCTACCTGTTCGGCAATACGACGACTCACACCCTGGCCCCGGCTTTTCTCATTCAATAAGACCACTTCGCATTCGACGAAGAAGGTTCGGCAATGCGGCTCGCCCTGGATATCCACGACTTCGTAGCGTGGCAGATCGCAACTGCGTGATTGCAGGAATTCCTGCAAACGGGTTTTCGGATCCTTGTTGGTGTCCACCAGCGTCAGGCTGTCGATCTCGGAGGTCAACCAGGCCAGCACGCGCTCGCGCGCCATCTCCATGCCGGCGTCCAGGTAGATCGCGCCAATCAAGGCTTCCAGGGCGTCGGCCAGAATCGACTCGCGCCGGAAACCGCCGCTCTTCAATTCACCGGAGCCCAGGCGCAGGTATTCGCCCAAATCGAAACCACGGGCCAATACAGCCAGGGTCTCACCTTTTACCAATCGCGCGCGCAGACGCGACAACTGGCCTTCGCGGGCCAACGGGAAACGCTCGAACAGCGCCTCGCCGGCCACGAAGTTGAGGATGGCATCACCGAGGAATTCCAGGCGTTCGTTGTTGCGCCCGGCAAAACTGCGGTGAGTGAGGGCCAGGACCATCAGTTCCTGGTCCTTGAAGGTGTAGCCGAGCTGACGCTCGAGACGGCTAAGAGAAACGCTCACGGTTTACCCACGCTGAGTTCGTGGCTGGTTTCCACTGCCACGGCGGCTAGGCGCCGGTGGCTTGGGACAATTAACGCTGTGTTCAAAAATGACGTCCTGACTATCGTTGGCTTCATGCTTTCTGGCGCCTTGTGCAGGCTCCAGAAATGCATTCGGCGCTGTGTTCAACAGCGCCGTGGGTGATTACTTGATCAGGCCAACCCGCGAGAAATTCGGCAGGTGACTGAGTTTGGGTTCCGGCCAGCTCATCCAGACCGCGAAGGCCTTGCCGACGATATTCCGGTCGGGGACCATGCCCAGCATGTCCTTGGGAATGTTTGGATCATCCCAGTAACGGCTGTCGTTGGAGTTGTCGCGGTTGTCGCCCATCATGAAATAGTGCCCGGCCGGCACGGTCCAAGAACGGTCCGGCGTAGCGCGGTAGCGGCTCATTTCCTTGCGGATCAAATGCTCGGCTTCGCCGAGTTTTTCCTGGTAGAGCTCAGCGCTGCCCAGCGTGCCCGGCTCGGAGCCGATCAGCTGTTCGGCCACCGATTCGCCATTGACGAACAGGCGCTTGTCGGCGGTGTAGCGGATCGTGTCGCCCGGCAGGCCGACCACACGCTTGATGTAGTTGACGTTCGGGTCGCTCGGGAAGCGGAACACCATGACATCGCCGCGTTGCGGGTCACCGACCTCGATGACCTTTTTGTCGATCACCGGCAGGCGGATCCCGTAGGAGAACTTGTTCACCAGGATGAAATCGCCCACGTCCAGGGTCGGCTTCATCGAGCCGGACGGGATCTGGAAGGGTTCCACCAGGAACGAGCGCAGCACCAGCACGATGAACAGCACCGGGAAGAACGACTTGCCGTACTCGACCAGCAGCGGTTCCTTGTTGAGCTTTTCGACCACCACACCATCAGGCTGGCTGACGCTGCCCTGATAGGAGGCGATGGCAGCCCGGCGCCGAGGCGCCAGGAACAGCAGATCAAGCAACGCCAACAGACCGCAGACGAACACGGCGATAACCAGCAACAGCGGGAAATTTAGCGACATAGGACCTAACTATCCAACCTGAGCACCGCAAGGAAGGCTTCCTGTGGAATTTCCACGTTACCCACCTGCTTCATGCGTTTTTTACCGGCCTTCTGCTTTTCCAACAGCTTGCGCTTACGGCTGACGTCGCCGCCGTAGCATTTGGCCAATACGTTCTTTCTGAGAGCCTTGACGGAGGTCCGCGCAATAATCTGTCCGCCAATGGCGGCCTGGATTGCAACGTCGAACATCTGACGCGGAATCAGTTCTTTCATCTTCTCGGTCAACTGGCGACCTTTGTAGTGCGCATTGTCTTTGTGCACGATCAGCGCCAGGGCGTCGACTTTGTCACCGTTGATCAATACATCCAGCTTCACCAGATTAGCTGATTGATAACGATCGAAATGGTAATCCAGCGAAGCATAGCCGCGGCTGGTGGATTTCAGGCGATCGAAGAAGTCCAGGACCACTTCGTTCATCGGCAAATCGTAGGTCACCTGGACCTGGGTACCGAGGAACAGCATGTCGTGCTGCACGCCACGCTTTTCGATACACAGGGTAATGACGTTGCCCAGGTGTTCTTGCGGCACAAGAATATTGGCCCGCACGATCGGCTCGCGCATGTCTTCGATGGCCGACAGGTCTGGCAGCTTGGACGGGTTGTCGACGT
This genomic window contains:
- the mltF gene encoding membrane-bound lytic murein transglycosylase MltF: MFSPTALRPRYAKWLIATGLFLVLGGCVEKPNTLERVKEDGVLRVVTRNSPATYFEDRNGETGFEYELVKRFAEDLGVELKIETADNLDDLFSQIGKPNGPVLAAAGLVSSEQRKKQVRFSHAYLEVTPQVIYRNGQSRPTDAAALAGKKIMVLKGSTHAEQLAQLKQQYPGIEYEESDAVEVVDLLRMVDEGQIDLTLVDSNEVAMNQVYFPNVRVAFDLGDTRSQSWAVGPGEDNSLLNEINSYLDKVQKNGTLQRLKDRYYGHVDVLGYMGATTFAQHLQQRLPKYEQHFKAYAKKEKVDWRLLAAIGYQESLWQPAVTSKTGVRGLMMLTQNTAQAMGVSNRLDPKQSIMGGAKYLAYIKEQLDESIEEPDRTWFALAAYNVGSGHLDDARKLAAKEGLNPNKWLDVKKILPRLSQKQWYSKTRYGYARGGEPVHFVANIRRYYDILTWVTQPQLEGDQVAEGNLHVPGVDKSKPNQETPPL
- the pdxJ gene encoding pyridoxine 5'-phosphate synthase encodes the protein MSTSNRILLGVNIDHVATLRQARGTRYPDPVKAALDAEEAGADGITVHLREDRRHIQERDVLLLKDVLQTRMNFEMGVTEEMMAFAEHIRPAHICLVPETRQELTTEGGLDVAGQEARISLAVERLSKTGAEVSLFIDADERQIAAAKRVGAPAIELHTGRYADAETPTDVADELQRVADGVAFGLAQGLIVNAGHGLHYHNVEAVAAIKGINELNIGHALVAHALFVGFKSAVAEMKALILAAAKS
- the recO gene encoding DNA repair protein RecO — translated: MSPTQPIAQPAYVLHSRAYRESSALVDFLTPQGRLRAVLRGARGKAGTLARPFVPLEIEFRGRGELKNVGRMESNGVATWLNGEALFSGLYLNELLIRLLPAEDPHPAVFDHYAATLSALAEGRPLEPLLRSFEWRLLDDLGYGFALNTDLHGEPIAADGLYRLQVDAGLEQVYLLQPGLFNGAELLAMAEADWSAPGALSAAKRLMRQALAVHLGGRPLVSRELFRKP
- the era gene encoding GTPase Era gives rise to the protein MTDTTVTRCGYVAIVGRPNVGKSTLLNHILGQKLAITSRKPQTTRHNMLGIKTEGAVQAIYVDTPGMHKGGEKALNRYMNKTASAALKDVDVVIFVVDRTKWTDEDQMVLERVQYVTGPLIVALNKTDRIEDKAELMPHLSWLQEQLPNAQIMPISAQHGHNLEALERVIAGHLPENDHFFPEDQITDRSSRFLAAELVREKIMRQMGAELPYQITVEIEEFKQQGKTLHIHALILVERDGQKKIIIGDKGERIKRIGTEARKDMELLFDSKIMLNLWVKVKGGWSDDERALRSLGYGDL
- the rnc gene encoding ribonuclease III; the protein is MSVSLSRLERQLGYTFKDQELMVLALTHRSFAGRNNERLEFLGDAILNFVAGEALFERFPLAREGQLSRLRARLVKGETLAVLARGFDLGEYLRLGSGELKSGGFRRESILADALEALIGAIYLDAGMEMARERVLAWLTSEIDSLTLVDTNKDPKTRLQEFLQSRSCDLPRYEVVDIQGEPHCRTFFVECEVVLLNEKSRGQGVSRRIAEQVAAAAALIALGVENGND
- the lepB gene encoding signal peptidase I; translation: MSLNFPLLLVIAVFVCGLLALLDLLFLAPRRRAAIASYQGSVSQPDGVVVEKLNKEPLLVEYGKSFFPVLFIVLVLRSFLVEPFQIPSGSMKPTLDVGDFILVNKFSYGIRLPVIDKKVIEVGDPQRGDVMVFRFPSDPNVNYIKRVVGLPGDTIRYTADKRLFVNGESVAEQLIGSEPGTLGSAELYQEKLGEAEHLIRKEMSRYRATPDRSWTVPAGHYFMMGDNRDNSNDSRYWDDPNIPKDMLGMVPDRNIVGKAFAVWMSWPEPKLSHLPNFSRVGLIK